A window of Macrotis lagotis isolate mMagLag1 chromosome X, bilby.v1.9.chrom.fasta, whole genome shotgun sequence contains these coding sequences:
- the CXH8orf82 gene encoding UPF0598 protein C8orf82 homolog encodes MWRGPGGLGLRVAAPPRALPRGLAARAASGGRGPCYTQGQSPEPKTREYFYYVDHQGQLFLDDAKVKNFITCFKDRQFLVFFFSHLRKNQSGRYEDAFPFVSLCGRERNFVRCEDLPVVFTHLLADGSGPARLSYGGGGEALAVPFEPAQLMPLPTNGRLYHPAPKLAGGVGLIRSSLAFELSNCFQYPPGESTLPTHILWQGQKYPLTMDLASLFPKSCGP; translated from the exons ATGTGGCGCGGCCCCGGCGGCCTCGGGCTGCGAGTCGCGGCCCCGCCCCGGGCCCTTCCCCGCGGGCTCGCGGCCCGGGCGGCCAGCGGAGGCCGGGGCCCCTGCTACACCCAGGGCCAGAGCCCCGAGCCCAAGACCCGCGAGTACTTCTACTACGTGGACCACCAAGGCCAG CTTTTCCTGGATGATGCTAAAGTGAAGAATTTCATCACCTGCTTCAAAG ACCGACAATTCCTTGTCTTCTTCTTCTCCCATCTGAGGAAGAACCAAAGTGGTCGATATGAAGAtgcctttccttttgtctctctttgtggTCGTGAACGCAACTTTGTTCGTTGTGAAGACCTGCCTGTAGTCTTCACACACCTGCTGGCTGATGGCTCAGGGCCTGCACGCCTCTCCTATGGTGGAGGAGGTGAGGCCCTAGCTGTACCCTTTGAACCAGCTCAACTAATGCCCCTCCCCACCAATGGACGGCTCTATCATCCAGCTCCCAAACTGGCTGGTGGTGTGGGACTGATCCGCTCTTCTCTGGCCTTTGAGCTCAGCAATTGCTTCCAGTACCCACCAGGAGAGTCCACACTACCCACCCATATCTTGTGGCAAGGCCAGAAATACCCCCTAACCATGGACCTTGCATCTCTATTTCCTAAATCCTGTGGGCCCTGA
- the LRRC24 gene encoding leucine-rich repeat-containing protein 24: MALGESMLWSLLPILSLLLLRGQGCPTACRCYSMTVECGSLSLQSIPPGIPPITQTVFLQDNSITQIHQADLASLSGLQYLYMQNNSLWALEPGAFVSQQQLVELALNRNRIHLLNSSIFKGLDHLRVLYLAGNQITRLLDFTFCYLPRLQELHLQENSIELLEDQALAGLSSLALLDLSKNQLSTISRDTLVPLASLQVLRLTENPWRCDCALHWLGAWIKQGGQRLLGPLDKKIACAEPPRLAHQGLLEVPANSLICIPPAVRVEPAEATASLGDDLRVSCRASGYPQPLVTWRKVAPGAGPARPGGPGGGAAAPEAGAGAGAGTGAGTGSGMLALGNITPAHAGRYECEARNPGGSARAPFVLLVSLPRPPPPPPEAGPAAGRRPPPPEAGSLDFGALGAAPQAAVAAAIALLALTALLLAAMICRKHRRKQAKPEESVLYVNDYSDGPTTFAQLEEYRDERGHEMFVIDRNKPLFPAYEEPGPAPGPEPPPDPGALFQPQIAYEIHC, encoded by the exons ATGGCCTTGGGGGAGTCCATGCTGTGGAGCCTCCTCCCCATCCTGAGCCTCCTGCTGCTCAGGGGCCAGGGCTGCCCTACCGCCTGTCGCTGCTACAGCATGACTGTGGAGTGTGGTTCGCTGAGCCTGCAGAGCATCCCACCTGGGATCCCACCCATCACTCAG ACAGTGTTCCTGCAAGATAACAGCATTACTCAGATACATCAGGCAGACCTGGCCTCGCTCTCAGGCCTGCAGTATCTCTACATGCAGAACAACAGTCTCTGGGCCTTAGAGCCAGGTGCCTTTGTCAGCCAGCAGCAACTAGTGGAGTTAGCCCTCAATCGCAACCGCATCCACCTGCTCAACAGCAGCATCTTCAAGGGCCTGGACCACCTGCGGGTACTCTATCTGGCAGGAAACCAGATCACACGGCTCCTTGACTTCACCTTCTGCTATCTGCCG AGACTACAGGAGCTACATCTACAGGAAAACAGTATTGAGCTGCTAGAAGACCAGGCCCTGGCTGGCCTCTCCTCCCTGGCTCTGCTTGACCTCAGCAAGAACCAGCTGAGCACCATCAGCCGGGACACCCTGGTCCCTCTGGCCAGCTTGCAGGTCCTGCGTCTTACAG agaACCCCTGGCGCTGCGACTGCGCGCTGCACTGGCTGGGGGCCTGGATCAAGCAGGGCGGCCAGCGGCTCCTGGGGCCCCTGGACAAGAAGATCGCGTGCGCCGAGCCCCCGCGCCTGGCGCACCAGGGCCTGCTGGAGGTGCCCGCCAACAGCCTCATCTGCATCCCGCCCGCCGTGCGCGTGGAGCCGGCCGAGGCCACGGCCAGCCTGGGCGACGACCTGCGCGTGTCCTGCCGCGCCTCGGGCTACCCGCAGCCCCTGGTCACCTGGAGGAAGGTGGCGCCGGGCGCGGGGCCCGCCAGGCCGGGcggcccggggggcggggcggcggccCCGGaggcgggcgcgggcgcgggcgcgggcaCGGGCGCGGGCACGGGCAGCGGCATGCTGGCGCTCGGCAACATCACGCCGGCGCACGCGGGCAGGTACGAGTGCGAGGCCCGCAACCCGGGCGGCAGCGCGCGGGCGCCCTTCGTGCTGCTGGTGAGCCTgccccggcccccgccgccgccccccgaGGCCGGGCCCGCCGCCGGCCGCCGCCCGCCGCCCCCCGAGGCCGGCAGCCTGGACTTCGGCGCGCTGGGCGCCGCCCCGCAGGCCGCCGTGGCGGCCGCCATCGCGCTGCTGGCGCTCACGGCGCTGCTGCTGGCCGCCATGATCTGCAGGAAGCACCGGCGGAAACAGGCCAAGCCGGAGGAGAGCGTGCTGTACGTCAACGACTACTCGGACGGGCCCACCACCTTCGCGCAGCTCGAGGAGTACCGCGACGAGCGCGGCCACGAGATGTTCGTCATCGACCGCAACAAGCCGCTCTTCCCGGCCTACGAGGAGCCGGGCCCGGCGCCGGGCCCCGAGCCGCCGCCGGACCCCGGCGCGCTGTTCCAGCCGCAGATCGCCTACGAGATCCACTGCTGA
- the LOC141500100 gene encoding leucine-rich repeat-containing protein 14-like, which yields MQSLLSLCAAQVTRQQRLACRALGSLPRELYPALFRAAFMEGRTLVLQALVQTWPFPCLSFRQLLPQLQRMGWPERPRKESVQAVILALLAAPRRKSSSRRPQLRVLDMTGFLDASCGQDPTTMSMWARSVTVARTCLSAQTQARAAQRLAKRRKLEPQAPATSPVEVHTDLLVNRTSYNVLKEALQTSTYGPLRLRCRDLWAEELSGPSTVTLLELLDPVCLRQVDLRFNNLGLSGLCTVVPHMAKFTHLLSLKLQYSNVDVRRLTAETEGSFQRFVSAIGQLRCLKELNMGSSRLSGRLHQLLSSLQGPLESLELPFCALLPGDLSYLAQSIHAAHLKKLDLSGNKLSGDPLGPFQRLLKEASASLLCLDVTECQLMDVHLISTLPSLCCCTHLRYLGLYGNPLASAGVKTLLEHSKVLSELQLVVHPVPVDCYKDLPWPPSSASLLEGAVDEEKLASVQAELRQSLQAIQRHNVLWTMDIYGHNSLDYFSLL from the exons ATGCAGTCGCTGCTGTCGCTGTGTGCCGCGCAGGTGACCCGGCAGCAGCGCCTGGCGTGCCGCGCCCTGGGCTCCCTGCCGCGGGAGCTCTACCCGGCCCTGTTCCGGGCCGCCTTCATGGAGGGCCGGACGCTGGTGCTGCAGGCGCTGGTGCAGACGTGGCCCTTCCCGTGCCTCAGTTTCCGGCAGCTGCTGCCGCAGCTGCAGCGCATGGGCTGGCCCGAGCGGCCCCGCAAGGAGAGCGTGCAGGCCGTGATCCTGGCGCTGCTGGCGGCGCCGCGCAG GAAGTCTAGCAGCAG GAGGCCCCAGCTTCGAGTGTTGGACATGACTGGCTTCTTGGATGCCAGCTGTGGGCAGGATCCCACGACCATGAGCATGTGGGCTCGTTCAGTGACGGTGGCAAGGACCTGTCTCAGTGCCCAGACTCAGGCCAGAGCAGCTCAACGCTTGGCCAAGCGCCGAAAGCTGGAGCCCCAGGCCCCTGCCACTAGTCCTGTGGAAGTACACACTGACCTGCTGGTGAACCGAACTTCTTACAATGTCCTGAAGGAGGCTCTCCAGACCAGCACATATGGCCCCCTTCGTCTGCGCTGCAGGGACCTTTGGGCTGAAGAACTGTCGGGTCCTAGCACTGTAACTCTCTTGGAGCTGCTGGACCCAGTGTGTCTACGCCAGGTAGACCTTCGCTTCAACAACCTGGGACTTTCAGGCCTGTGTACTGTTGTGCCCCACATGGCCAAGTTCACCCACCTGTTGAGCCTGAAGCTACAATATAGCAATGTCGATGTGCGCAGACTCACAGCTGAGACAGAAGGCAGCTTCCAGCGCTTTGTTTCTGCAATTGGCCAGCTGAGATGCCTCAAGGAACTCAACATGGGTTCCTCTCGCCTTTCAGGCCGCCTTCATCAGCTGCTTAG CAGCCTACAGGGCCCTTTGGAAAGCCTGGAACTTCCCTTCTGTGCCCTTCTCCCTGGGGATTTGAGTTACTTGGCCCAGAGCATCCATGCTGCCCATCTCAAGAAGCTGGACCTCAGTGGCAACAAACTGTCTGGTGACCCCCTGGGCCCCTTTCAGAGACTACTGAAGGAAGCTTCAGCCTCCCTGCTGTGTCTGGATGTTACAGAGTGCCAACTCATGGATGTCCACCTCATTAGTACCTTGCCCAGCTTATGCTGCTGTACCCATCTCCGTTACCTGGGTCTCTATGGTAACCCTCTTGCTAGCGCTGGAGTGAAAACCTTACTCGAACACTCAAAGGTGTTGTCTGAGCTCCAGCTGGTTGTGCACCCAGTTCCGGTGGATTGCTATAAGGACCTGCCCTGGCCACCCTCTTCAGCCAGCCTCCTAGAGGGTGCCGTGGATGAAGAGAAGCTGGCCAGTGTGCAAGCTGAGCTGCGGCAATCGCTGCAGGCCATACAGCGCCACAATGTGCTTTGGACCATGGACATCTATGGCCACAACAGTTTGGACTACTTCAGCCTACTGTAG